A region of the Paenibacillus sp. J23TS9 genome:
ACCATTGGGGCCGACAAAGCCGCATACATCACCCTGCATAATATCGAAGGACATGTCGCCAACAAGCGTCCGCCGTCCGGCTTTTTTGGTAATCTGTTCAATTTCCAGTACTTTCATGTTTAATCCCCTCCTGCGATTTATATTAGAGGGCAATTATAAAGAATTTATAACGTCCGGAAATTTATATTACTTGTTCGTATGGAGAGCTCTGGTAGCGGATCATACATTCTTCCGACCGTCGTCTCCAATTTCCACAAAAATATAGCCAATCACTCTATTGATCATCTATAATACGAATAAGTCATCTCGTTTAACAAAACCGAGTTTCATTATATGAAACTTAAAAAGGAGAGCATATTATGCCTATGAACTTTCATGATCCAAGCAACCGTTCCTCTTACACGACACGGACTGCGGATTCATCCTGGCTGGAGCTTATATCCAAACATTTGAATTTGAAAGGTAAACAAGCTGTGGATATTGGCTGTGGGGGAGGAATTTATACGCGCGCTTTGCTAACACTTGGGGCTGAGCATGTCACTGGGGTTGATTATTCAGCTGAAATGCTGAAAGGAGCAGAGAGTAATCTCGCGAATATGGATGCGGTGTCCTGGATTCAGGGGGACGCTTACCAGACTGGTCTTCTTTCCGGGCAATACGATGCCGTGCTGGAAAGAGCGCTGATTCATCATCTGAATAATTTGCCCGCATGCTTTGCCGAAGCGCACCGGATTTTAAAGCCTGGTGGAACACTTATCGTACAGGACCGAACACCGGAGGATTGCCTGCAGCCCGGTTCATCAACTCATATCCGCGGTTTCTTTTCCGAAAAATACCCTCGCCTTGCTGACATAGAGATTTCCAGAAGACATCCCTCAGAGGAAGTAAAAACGGCGATGCAGATCAGCGGATTTCATGATATTCAGGAATTGAAGCTGGAAGAGTTACGGGCTGTTTACGACCAACCTGAGGCGTTATTGAAGGATCTGCACCGCCGAACAGGACGCTCGATTTTGCATGAATGCTCGGATACCGAGCTGGAA
Encoded here:
- a CDS encoding class I SAM-dependent methyltransferase, yielding MPMNFHDPSNRSSYTTRTADSSWLELISKHLNLKGKQAVDIGCGGGIYTRALLTLGAEHVTGVDYSAEMLKGAESNLANMDAVSWIQGDAYQTGLLSGQYDAVLERALIHHLNNLPACFAEAHRILKPGGTLIVQDRTPEDCLQPGSSTHIRGFFSEKYPRLADIEISRRHPSEEVKTAMQISGFHDIQELKLEELRAVYDQPEALLKDLHRRTGRSILHECSDTELEELISYISEKIGRSGPIIEKDLWTIWLAKA